The genomic segment CGCGGTTCTGGGGCAGGGTGCGGATGCGGAAAAGTTCGAAGAGATTGCCGGGAAGATCAAGGCCGCTGCCAACAAACTCCTCTGGAGCGAAGAGGAGCATAATAAGAAAAAAAATAATTTAGTGTAAAAGTAATTTTTTTAGTGTATTAGATACACTTTGTGTGAAAATTATTGAGAAAAGAACTTTATATTTGGGAAATGAATTAGCATTAATTGAAATGAGGAAAGGTAATGGCTAAAAAAACTATATTAGAGAAAATATTTGAGCATTTCGACTCAAATCCAAAGAAGTCTGATACTGGCTACTTTATACCGTCGTTATGGACATTGAATGACGGACCGTCGCGCCCGATAAGGGTAAATGCAAATGAATATTTCGGAGGTATTGTATCTGATATACTCGAAAAAAAAGAAACAGGAAAGGATTATAGTGTTTCTATATCAAAGAGTAATGGACTGCAACACGGAAACGGAGGAGACTGGACATATTCATCGAGGATATATAATGTATTTCCAAGACTTACAACGGCTTATGATCACGATCAGGACGGGAATGTAGGGGTTCAGAAGAAGGATATTACAATGTCGAAGAACGGTTTTAGGGAATCAGGAACTTTATTGAAAACGATAGCCCTACTACCTTATTTAAAGGCTTTGGGAACAAACGTTGTATATTTTTTACCGATAACCAGTATTGGAAAGGATGGAAACAGGGGAGACCTTGGATCGCCTTACGCCATAAAAAATCCATATAAATTGGATGAAAATCTGGCAGATCCAATGATACCTTTCACAGTTGAAGAGCAGTTTGAGGCCTTTGTGGAAGCGGCTCATATAATGGGGATGCGGGTAGTATTAGAGTTTGTATTAAGGACATCATCGCTTGATGGAGATTGGATTAAGGAGCATCCTGAGTGGTTTTACTGGATAGATAAGAACTATGTTGATGAATACCAGAGTCCGGAGTTTCCGGCTCACGAATTGGCAGAAATAAAAAAGATACCTGACGGGGGAGGATTCCATTTTGCTCCGCAGCAATCATACAGGGATCATTTTAAGAAGCCACCAACACCGAAGCAGATAAAAACAGTAAAAGGTAAGTTTGTAGCTAAAACTGAAGAAGGAGAATTGGTTATTCCCGGAGCATTTGCCGACTGGCCACCTGATGATATTCAACCTGCATGGAGTGACGTAACATATTTCAGAATGTATAATTACGAGTATGATTCAGGTCATAACGACTATAATTATATCGCTTATAATACAATCCGTTATTACGATCCGGAATTGTCTCATCCAACTAATGTAAACCGACCGTTATGGGATAAGCTGGCCGGTGTAATTCCGCATTATCAGGAGTTTGGTATTGATGGAGTGATGATGGATATGGGACATGCTGTTCCTAAACCATTAATGGCTGAGATTATTTCAACTGCCCGCGAATACGATAAAGATTTCGCATTCATGGAGGAGAATTTTGAAATAGAATGGCCAAGCAGGGATGCCGGTTATAATGGAACTTTAGGTTTTGAGTGGAGAGTATCCTCTAAGCCCGGCGGTATTAAAAATGTAATAGAGAAAGCTGCTGAAAAGTTACCTTTTCCGTTTTTCGGAACAGCTGAGACTCATAATACTCCGAGAGCAATGCAACGAGGTGGGGAAATGCATTCGAAGCAGATGTGGGTGATTTCTTCTTTCCTGCCAAACTGTATGCCGTTTATTCATGCAGGTTTTGAGATAATGGAAGATTATCCTATTAATACAGGTTTAGGTTTTACCGAAGACGAGACTTCTCATTTTGGTTCACAGGCTTTGCCATTGTTTTATAAAAATGCTTATAACTGGAATAGGGATTATAATCTTATTGGATTTATTAAGCATGTAAACTTTCTTAGGGATAAATATCAGAATATAATAGCCACCGGTAATGAGTTATCAATAAAGGTTCATTATCCTGAGAGTAATAATGG from the Bacteroidota bacterium genome contains:
- a CDS encoding alpha-amylase family glycosyl hydrolase codes for the protein MAKKTILEKIFEHFDSNPKKSDTGYFIPSLWTLNDGPSRPIRVNANEYFGGIVSDILEKKETGKDYSVSISKSNGLQHGNGGDWTYSSRIYNVFPRLTTAYDHDQDGNVGVQKKDITMSKNGFRESGTLLKTIALLPYLKALGTNVVYFLPITSIGKDGNRGDLGSPYAIKNPYKLDENLADPMIPFTVEEQFEAFVEAAHIMGMRVVLEFVLRTSSLDGDWIKEHPEWFYWIDKNYVDEYQSPEFPAHELAEIKKIPDGGGFHFAPQQSYRDHFKKPPTPKQIKTVKGKFVAKTEEGELVIPGAFADWPPDDIQPAWSDVTYFRMYNYEYDSGHNDYNYIAYNTIRYYDPELSHPTNVNRPLWDKLAGVIPHYQEFGIDGVMMDMGHAVPKPLMAEIISTAREYDKDFAFMEENFEIEWPSRDAGYNGTLGFEWRVSSKPGGIKNVIEKAAEKLPFPFFGTAETHNTPRAMQRGGEMHSKQMWVISSFLPNCMPFIHAGFEIMEDYPINTGLGFTEDETSHFGSQALPLFYKNAYNWNRDYNLIGFIKHVNFLRDKYQNIIATGNELSIKVHYPESNNGSVTAFERFDPWQQWKSILVICNTNYHNYEKFYLKIDGTHSNTYRDHLSGDTVSFVDQWMSYDLAPGQCMLVELDKYFG